The following are encoded in a window of Carya illinoinensis cultivar Pawnee chromosome 15, C.illinoinensisPawnee_v1, whole genome shotgun sequence genomic DNA:
- the LOC122295393 gene encoding putative pentatricopeptide repeat-containing protein At3g15130, which translates to MPRPTLLFITTRLPCFVQCCRRFFASYSFENSAEEEIYSTLLRRYAEKSDSYHGRGIHAKFVKGSLPFSLFLRNHLLNMYVKCGDLVNGLLLFEEMPEKNVVSWSAVIAGLVQHGCPKEALSLFCRMHRDGTTKPNEFTLVSTLQACSLVENLAQAYQLYSFVVRLGFESNIFLLNAFLTALIRHGELPGALEVFENCRTKDIVSWNAMLAGFLQFSYVDVPKFWYRMICEGVKPDSFTFASVLTGLAALCDFKLGLQVHAQLVRYGYGAEICVGNSLADMYIKNQKLVEGFKAFDDMPVRDVCSWTQMAAGCLQCGEPSKALEIVGEMKKMGVKLNKFTLATALNACANLASLEEGKKVHGLRIKLGTDIDVCVDNALLDMYAKCGCVDNAWTVFQSMNDHSIVSWTTMIMACAINGQARKALEIYDEMRLKDIHPNYITFICVLYACGQGGFINEGWELFSSMTRDYGILPVEDHYACMVNLLGRAGRIKEAEEFILRMPSQPGVLVWKTLLGACHVYGDMEIGKRAAEHVLHLDGKDPSTYVVLSNLFAGLSNWDGVGMLRELMEARDVKKMPASSWIEIEKNHSLLPKLEGFM; encoded by the coding sequence ATGCCCCGTCCAACTCTTCTCTTTATAACCACAAGGTTGCCTTGTTTTGTTCAATGTTGTCGAAGGTTTTTTGCATCGTACAGTTTTGAAAACTCAGCCGAGGAAGAAATTTATTCTACTCTGTTGCGTAGATATGCCGAAAAATCCGACTCATATCACGGAAGAGGAATTCATGCTAAATTCGTCAAAGGTTctcttcccttttctcttttcctccgTAATCACTTGCTCAATATGTATGTCAAATGCGGTGATCTGGTCAATGGTCTCCTACTGTTTGAGGAAATGCCCGAAAAGAATGTCGTGTCGTGGTCAGCTGTCATTGCGGGTCTCGTTCAACATGGCTGTCCTAAAGAagctctttctttgttttgccGTATGCACCGTGATGGAACGACGAAGCCCAATGAGTTCACCCTCGTCAGCACACTCCAAGCATGCTCCTTAGTGGAGAATTTGGCGCAGGCATATCAACTTTATTCGTTCGTTGTTCGCTTGGGATTTGAGTCAAACATTTTCTTGCTGAATGCATTCCTGACAGCTTTGATAAGACATGGTGAATTGCCAGGGGCTCTGGAAGTCTTTGAGAATTGTAGAACTAAGGATATTGTGTCTTGGAATGCCATGTTGGCTGGGTTTTTGCAGTTCTCTTATGTAGACGTGCCCAAATTTTGGTATCGAATGATTTGTGAAGGTGTGAAGCCTGATAGCTTCACATTTGCCAGTGTTCTTACCGGGTTGGCTGCCCTTTGTGACTTTAAATTGGGATTGCAGGTTCATGCTCAGCTTGTCAGATATGGTTATGGTGCCGAGATTTGTGTGGGGAACTCTTTGGCAgatatgtatataaaaaatcAGAAGTTGGTTGAAGGGTTTAAAGCATTTGACGATATGCCAGTGAGGGATGTGTGCTCATGGACTCAGATGGCCGCCGGATGCCTGCAGTGTGGAGAACCAAGTAAAGCACTTGAGATCGttggagagatgaagaagatgggtGTAAAACTGAACAAGTTTACCCTTGCGACTGCCTTGAATGCCTGTGCCAATTTGGCTTCATTGGAGGAAGGGAAGAAAGTTCATGGCTTGAGAATCAAGCTTGGAACTGACATTGATGTCTGTGTAGATAATGCTTTACTAGATATGTATGCAAAATGTGGGTGTGTAGACAACGCATGGACAGTTTTCCAATCCATGAATGATCATTCTATTGTCTCATGGACGACCATGATCATGGCATGTGCAATAAACGGCCAAGCTAGGAAAGCTCTCGAGATTTACGATGAGATGAGGCTGAAGGATATCCATCCAAATTACATAACCTTCATTTGTGTGCTTTATGCATGTGGCCAAGGAGGGTTTATCAATGAAGGGTGGGAGTTATTCTCCTCCATGACCCGTGATTATGGAATCCTTCCTGTAGAAGATCACTATGCATGTATGGTAAATCTTCTAGGTCGAGCTGGACGTATCAAAGAAGCTGAGGAATTCATCTTAAGAATGCCATCCCAACCAGGTGTGCTAGTTTGGAAAACTTTGCTCGGTGCTTGTCATGTATATGGTGATATGGAAATTGGGAAGCGTGCGGCAGAGCATGTATTACATCTGGACGGAAAAGATCCATCAACCTATGTAGTGTTATCCAACTT